One Hippoglossus hippoglossus isolate fHipHip1 chromosome 13, fHipHip1.pri, whole genome shotgun sequence genomic window carries:
- the rtn4rl1b gene encoding reticulon-4 receptor-like 1b produces MFRRGCGLEFLLVLCGLEFSWSCPRHCICYTAPSTVSCQAHNFLSVPEGIPPDSERIFLQNNKIHRLLRGHFSSNTVTLWIYSNNITYIEPSTFHGFTLLEELDLGDNRHLRSLAEDTFHGLSRLNALHLYRCGLSSLPNNIFQGLRNLQYLYLQDNHLKFLQDDTFMDLHNLSHLFLHGNRLWSINQNTFRGLRALDRLLLHQNQIEWVDRLAFHDLKRLTTLFLFNNSLIQLSGQCLDMLPALEYLRLNNNPWTCDCKALTLWEWLKRFRGSTSSVGCEAPADLVGKDLKELRKEDFPNCSPTVPNSESRAQTNNLSGTVNPSMNRSMDGGSGGQTHIVHPSRPGRSRNCTKSRNRVSKGKGDNEVHSKEVMADKEDSSPDFTDGGKHDHTSPDGTVTRRKHKCTPRTTVRPPSGVQQANRATSSHSLLHVYALLVALITTNLDNILR; encoded by the exons GCTGCGGGCTGGAGTTCCTGCTGGTTCTCTGCGGACTTGAGTTCTCCTGGTCCTGCCCTCGTCACTGTATCTGCTACACTGCACCCAGCACCGTCTCCTGCCAAGCCCACAACTTCCTGTCCGTCCCTGAAGGCATCCCTCCCGACAGCGAGCGCATCTTCTTACAGAACAATAAGATCCACCGCTTACTTCGGGGCCACTTCAGCTCCAACACAGTCACTCTCTGGATTTATTCCAACAACATCACATACATTGAGCCCTCCACCTTCCACGGCTTCacgctgctggaggagctggatcTGGGAGACAACCGCCACCTGCGCTCCCTGGCTGAAGACACCTTTCACGGCCTGAGTCGGCTCAACGCGCTGCACCTGTACCGCTGTGGACTCAGTTCGCTTCCGAATAACATCTTCCAAGGCCTCAGAAACCTGCAGTATCTCTACTTGCAG gatAATCACCTGAAGTTTCTGCAGGATGACACATTCATGGACCTCCACAACCTGAGCCACCTGTTCCTGCATGGAAACCGTCTGTGGAGCATCAACCAGAATACCTTCAGGGGCCTTCGAGCCCTGGACCGACTGCTCCTGCACCAAAACCAGATCGAGTGGGTCGACCGCCTGGCCTTCCACGACCTGAAACGTCTCACCACCCTGTTCCTGTTCAACAACTCCCTGATACAGCTGTCCGGACAGTGCCTGGACATGCTACCCGCCCTCGAATACCTGCGCCTCAACAACAATCCCTGGACATGTGACTGCAAGGCCCTGACGCTCTGGGAATGGTTGAAACGTTTCAGAGGGTCAACCTCCTCCGTGGGCTGTGAGGCACCAGCTGATTTGGTCGGGAAAGACCTCAAAGAGCTGCGCAAGGAGGATTTCCCCAACTGTTCCCCAACTGTTCCCAACTCTGAGTCCAGAGCCCAGACTAACAATTTATCTGGCACGGTGAATCCGTCCATGAATCGCAGCATGGATGGGGGCTCTGGAGGGCAGACCCACATAGTGCACCCCTCGAGGCCCGGCCGCTCTCGGAACTGCACAAAGTCTCGTAACAGGGTGAGCAAGGGGAAGGGTGACAATGAGGTTCACTCCAAGGAGGTCATGGCGGACAAGGAGGATTCCTCCCCAGACTTCACAGACGGGGGAAAACATGACCACACGTCCCCAGACGGCACCGTCACGAGGAGGAAGCACAAGTGCACCCCCCGGACCACTGTTCGTCCCCCTAGTGGGGTTCAGCAAGCCAACAGGGCAACCTCATCCCATTCCTTACTACATGTCTACGCCCTCCTTGTGGCCTTGATAACAACAAATCTGGACAATATCCTCCGTTGA